DNA sequence from the Pseudoxanthomonas indica genome:
GACCGTGTCGATGAAGTGACGGCGGTTGTACAGCTCGGTCAGCGCGTCATGCGTGGCGAGCTGGTAGATCTCTTCGTGGTAGTGCGCTTCCAGGCTGGCATGGCTGATGAACTTCAGGATGCTTTCGCCCAGGGTCAGGTGATCACCGTCCTGCAGTTCGGCCTCGCTGATCGGCGCTTCGTTCAGGCGGGTGGGATTGGTGGCCTGCAGATCGCGCACGCGGTAACGGTCGCCTTCGCGCCAGATTTCGCAGTGTCGGCGCGAGACGCTGGCATGCGGGATGTGCAGGTCTGCCTCGCGTGAGCGACCCACCACCACCGGCTGCTCATCGATGTCGGCGCGCCGGCCCAGGCCTTCGCCCTGGATGACCACCACGCACGCCGAACGCGTGCCGCGCGGCGTCGGGCCGTCGCTGCAGATCGTGCGCTGGGTGGTGTCGTGGTCGGGGGCCATGCGCCGTGGGAGGTCAGTGCGGCAGGGCGTCGAGTGTAGCCGGTCCGGGCGGACACTGCCGCCGCATCTGGGTACCATGCAGGCCTCCAGGGGGATTGACCATGTCTGCAGCGCCGCCGCCGGCGGAAGATCCGGAAGCCACCGAGCTTCTGGTGACCCAGTTGTCCGATGCCGCGCCGGAAGGCGCGTCCGGCTTCGCGCCGGGCATGCGGCTGGGCGCCTATCGGCTGGATGCGTTGCTGGGGCAGGGTGGCATGGGTGAGGTCTACCGGGCCGAACAACTGGAGCCGGTGCGGCGCACAGTGGCGCTCAAGCTGTTGCGTGGTCGCCGGCTGGACGCGCGCCATCTGGCTTATTTCGAGATCGAGCGGCAATTGCTGGCACAGATGCGCCACCCCGCCATCGCCCAGATCTACGACGCCGGCACCACCGCCGATGGCGTGCCGTACT
Encoded proteins:
- a CDS encoding GGDEF domain-containing protein; the protein is MAPDHDTTQRTICSDGPTPRGTRSACVVVIQGEGLGRRADIDEQPVVVGRSREADLHIPHASVSRRHCEIWREGDRYRVRDLQATNPTRLNEAPISEAELQDGDHLTLGESILKFISHASLEAHYHEEIYQLATHDALTELYNRRHFIDTVDREIARAMRHQRPLAMCIIDVDLFKPINDRYGHISGDHVLRQIAAILRRHVRNDDAAARIGGEEFAVLLPECDSEAAFGFAERLRQAIADSVFKPGGEDQHITVSIGIAALNPHRDTCSRMMAAADAGLYRAKSEGRNRVCIQP